A region from the Chitinophaga sp. Cy-1792 genome encodes:
- a CDS encoding endo-1,4-beta-xylanase: MSKLYKTVLSGLVFATAISCTKYDPATFSVEAPATIQAQEDINGYKALKSYINRVSNPGFKLGVALSLSQYVNKGVMYRLANSNFDEIVLGYEMKHGAVVQADGSLALDKVTNLLQTAKAAGTAVYGHTLCWHANQNAAYLNGLLAPLIFTSPAYPNDLNKTGLTNSSFSNWTKSNNGGAITVEDGAGINGAKAIKLVAGSTASTPEALQLITPAISPVAGHKYEIVCYVKSDQAGEGRIAFEGLKNNTPFNSFTTGISWKEVRVQVSDFTGSSFNIHFDLGYKPGVTYYLDVNSMYVYDTQGTPVISNLISNGDFESGAAWGGWGTGSTRGITADGMGVGGKGKAFYVTNTAKSTNYWDIQTSYAFDKPLDNNTTYNLSFWVKGTAAGIIRPELQSANYSANGFGQVQVTTDWKQVTLSTTTTSADRIRLIVSYGEFAGTVYIDNVVLSPANAVGSVTTTVQKTAAEKQIIISNALESWIGGMVTTCKNDVHAWDVVNEPMDDGAPSQLKTGVGKTQAADEFYWQDYLGKDYAVQAIQLARKYGNPNDKLFINDYNQEYSLDKCRGLIAYIQYVESKGQKVDGIGTQMHISITADKDKIAQMFKLLAATGKLIKISELDIGVGVKTNVATADQYKTQADMYQYVVQKYFELIPAAQRYGITFWSPLDSPASSSWRAGEPIGIWTEAYVRKLAYAASCQALESGTK; the protein is encoded by the coding sequence ATGAGCAAATTATATAAAACAGTACTCAGCGGACTTGTTTTTGCCACGGCTATTTCCTGTACCAAATATGATCCTGCCACCTTTAGCGTGGAAGCCCCCGCAACTATTCAGGCACAGGAAGATATCAACGGGTATAAAGCCCTGAAGTCCTATATTAACAGGGTATCAAATCCTGGTTTTAAACTTGGCGTGGCATTGTCTTTATCGCAATATGTCAATAAAGGCGTCATGTACAGGCTGGCCAACAGCAACTTCGATGAGATCGTATTGGGGTACGAAATGAAACATGGCGCTGTTGTACAAGCTGATGGCTCCCTGGCATTAGACAAAGTGACTAATCTGTTACAGACGGCAAAGGCTGCCGGTACAGCCGTTTATGGTCATACGCTCTGCTGGCATGCCAACCAGAACGCCGCCTATCTAAACGGATTACTGGCGCCGCTGATATTTACCTCTCCCGCTTATCCCAACGACCTGAATAAAACCGGCCTGACGAACAGTTCTTTCAGTAACTGGACGAAATCAAACAATGGCGGTGCTATTACAGTGGAAGACGGTGCTGGTATCAATGGCGCGAAGGCTATTAAGTTGGTGGCTGGCAGTACCGCTTCCACTCCTGAGGCGCTGCAGCTGATTACCCCCGCCATTTCGCCGGTAGCTGGTCATAAATACGAGATTGTTTGCTATGTAAAGTCTGATCAGGCAGGAGAGGGACGCATCGCTTTTGAAGGACTAAAAAATAATACGCCATTTAATTCTTTTACCACCGGAATTTCCTGGAAGGAAGTACGTGTGCAGGTGAGCGACTTTACAGGTTCCTCCTTTAACATTCATTTCGACCTGGGCTACAAACCAGGTGTGACCTATTACCTGGATGTCAACAGCATGTATGTGTATGATACGCAGGGAACGCCTGTGATATCTAACCTTATCAGCAATGGCGACTTTGAGTCCGGTGCTGCATGGGGTGGCTGGGGTACTGGTTCTACCAGGGGCATCACCGCTGATGGTATGGGTGTTGGAGGTAAAGGAAAGGCATTTTATGTGACAAACACCGCTAAAAGTACCAATTACTGGGATATACAGACTTCCTATGCCTTCGATAAACCACTGGATAACAATACAACCTATAACCTGAGTTTTTGGGTAAAAGGCACAGCAGCAGGCATTATCCGGCCAGAGCTGCAAAGCGCCAACTATTCCGCCAACGGCTTCGGGCAGGTACAGGTTACTACAGACTGGAAGCAGGTCACGCTGTCAACAACAACTACATCTGCAGACAGGATCCGGCTGATCGTCAGTTATGGTGAATTTGCCGGTACGGTTTATATAGACAATGTGGTGTTAAGTCCGGCAAATGCGGTGGGGAGCGTTACTACTACCGTACAGAAAACCGCTGCAGAAAAGCAGATAATCATCAGCAATGCGCTGGAGTCGTGGATTGGCGGGATGGTAACCACCTGTAAAAATGATGTACATGCCTGGGATGTTGTCAATGAACCGATGGACGACGGTGCACCATCGCAATTGAAAACCGGTGTTGGCAAAACACAGGCAGCAGACGAGTTCTACTGGCAGGATTACCTTGGGAAAGATTATGCAGTGCAGGCCATTCAGCTGGCCCGTAAATACGGTAATCCAAATGATAAATTATTTATCAACGATTATAACCAGGAATATAGTCTGGATAAATGCCGTGGCCTGATTGCATATATACAGTATGTAGAGAGTAAAGGTCAGAAGGTAGATGGTATCGGAACACAAATGCATATCAGTATTACTGCTGATAAAGATAAAATAGCGCAGATGTTCAAGCTGCTGGCTGCTACTGGTAAACTGATCAAAATCTCTGAACTGGATATAGGCGTTGGCGTTAAAACAAATGTTGCTACTGCTGATCAGTATAAGACACAGGCAGATATGTACCAGTATGTTGTGCAGAAATACTTCGAACTGATTCCGGCTGCACAACGCTATGGTATTACGTTCTGGAGTCCGTTGGACAGTCCTGCCAGCTCCAGCTGGAGAGCAGGTGAACCGATAGGTATATGGACCGAAGCCTATGTCCGGAAGTTAGCTTATGCTGCTTCCTGTCAGGCCCTGGAGTCGGGTACCAAATAA